In Enterobacter cloacae, the following are encoded in one genomic region:
- a CDS encoding glutathione-dependent reductase, with amino-acid sequence MGQLVDGVWQDVWYDTKSTGGRFRRSVSVFRNWLTADGAPGPGGEGGFAAEKDRYHLYVSLACPWAHRTLIIRKLKGLESLIPVSVVNPLMLENGWTFDSDFPAATGDDLYHHDFLYQLYLRADPHYTGRVTVPVLWDKKNQTIVSNESAEIIRMFNTAFDAHGARAGDYYPVELRDKIDSLNSWIYDNVNNGVYKAGFATSQEAYDEAVGKVFESLGRLEQILGQHRYLTGDRLTEADIRLWTTLVRFDPVYVTHFKCDKHRISDYMNLYGFLRDIYQMPGIAETVNFDHIRTHYFRSHKTINPTGIISIGPWQDLDEPHGRDVRFR; translated from the coding sequence ATGGGACAACTCGTAGACGGCGTCTGGCAGGATGTCTGGTATGACACCAAATCCACCGGCGGACGCTTCAGACGCTCTGTTTCGGTCTTCCGCAACTGGCTGACCGCTGATGGAGCCCCGGGTCCAGGTGGCGAAGGGGGTTTTGCGGCTGAGAAAGACCGTTATCACCTCTATGTTTCCCTCGCCTGCCCGTGGGCACACCGCACCCTGATTATACGTAAGCTTAAAGGCCTGGAGTCCTTAATTCCGGTTTCCGTCGTGAACCCGCTGATGCTGGAAAACGGCTGGACGTTTGACAGTGATTTCCCTGCCGCGACGGGCGATGACCTTTATCACCACGATTTTCTCTACCAGCTCTATCTGCGCGCTGACCCGCACTACACCGGGCGCGTTACCGTGCCGGTTCTGTGGGACAAAAAAAATCAGACCATCGTCAGCAATGAGTCAGCGGAAATCATCCGCATGTTCAACACCGCATTTGATGCCCACGGTGCCCGCGCCGGGGATTACTATCCGGTTGAGCTACGCGATAAGATTGACTCGCTGAACAGCTGGATCTACGACAACGTCAACAATGGCGTGTACAAAGCCGGTTTTGCCACCAGCCAGGAAGCCTACGACGAAGCGGTCGGGAAAGTGTTTGAATCGCTGGGTCGTCTGGAGCAGATCCTCGGCCAGCACCGCTATCTGACGGGCGATCGTCTGACAGAAGCGGACATCCGCCTGTGGACTACGCTGGTGCGTTTTGATCCGGTGTATGTCACCCACTTTAAGTGCGATAAGCATCGCATCAGTGATTACATGAACCTGTATGGTTTCCTGCGTGACATCTACCAGATGCCGGGCATTGCCGAAACGGTCAATTTTGACCATATCCGCACCCACTATTTCCGCAGCCATAAAACCATTAACCCGACGGGCATTATCTCCATTGGCCCGTGGCAGGATCTGGATGAACCGCACGGCCGGGACGTCCGTTTCAGATAA
- a CDS encoding DUF805 domain-containing protein — translation MDWYLKVLRNYIGFGGRARRKEYWMFVLVNFILIVVLSIVDKILGWERAGGEGVLTTIYGLLVLLPSWAVLFRRLHDTDRSAWWLLLVLIPVVGWIIILIFNCQSGTPGENRFGPDSKISA, via the coding sequence ATGGACTGGTATCTAAAAGTACTGCGCAACTACATTGGATTTGGTGGCCGCGCCCGCCGCAAAGAGTACTGGATGTTCGTTCTGGTGAACTTCATCCTTATCGTCGTGCTGAGTATCGTCGATAAAATTCTCGGCTGGGAACGGGCGGGAGGCGAAGGCGTGCTCACCACCATTTATGGTCTGCTGGTTTTGCTGCCATCATGGGCGGTACTGTTCCGACGGCTACACGACACCGATCGTTCGGCCTGGTGGCTACTGCTGGTGTTGATCCCGGTTGTGGGCTGGATCATCATTTTGATCTTCAACTGTCAGTCCGGCACGCCAGGTGAAAACCGCTTTGGGCCTGACTCTAAGATCAGCGCATAG
- a CDS encoding membrane protein produces the protein MEDPRHTQGPAKNILGIGQRILTTLVGIAETRIRLAVVELEEEKANLVQILLMLGLTLLFAAFGLMSLMVLLIWAIDPQYRLNAMIATTVVLLTAALIGGIWTLRKARKSTLLRHTRQELANDRTLLEDDKP, from the coding sequence ATGGAAGATCCTCGTCACACACAAGGGCCTGCTAAAAATATCCTCGGCATCGGCCAGCGGATATTAACAACACTGGTCGGCATTGCTGAAACGCGCATTCGGCTGGCAGTGGTTGAACTGGAGGAGGAGAAAGCCAATCTCGTCCAGATCCTGCTGATGCTCGGGCTGACCCTGCTTTTTGCTGCGTTTGGTCTGATGAGCCTGATGGTGTTACTCATCTGGGCCATCGACCCTCAGTATCGGTTGAATGCGATGATTGCCACGACCGTGGTTTTGCTGACAGCGGCACTGATCGGTGGTATCTGGACGCTACGCAAGGCGCGTAAATCGACCCTCTTGCGTCACACGCGTCAGGAGCTGGCCAACGATCGCACCCTGCTGGAGGATGACAAGCCGTGA
- a CDS encoding GntR family transcriptional regulator produces the protein MEITESRRLYQQLAAELKDRIEQGVYLVGDKLPAERFIADEKSVSRTVVREAIIMLEVEGYVEVRKGSGIHVISSQPKYSLAPDESLEFASYGPFELLQARQLIESNIAEFAATQVTKQDIMKLMEIQENARKEKCFRDSEWDLQFHVQVALATQNTALAAIVEKMWTQRVHNPYWKKLHDHIDSRTVDNWCDDHDQILKALIRKDPHAAKLAMWQHLENTKQMLFNETSDDFEFNADRYLFADNPVVHLDTASSLAK, from the coding sequence ATGGAAATCACCGAATCACGTCGTTTATATCAGCAACTTGCTGCCGAGCTGAAAGATCGCATCGAGCAAGGTGTCTATCTTGTCGGTGATAAACTCCCCGCTGAGCGCTTTATTGCCGATGAAAAGAGCGTGAGCCGTACCGTGGTGCGTGAAGCCATCATCATGCTGGAAGTGGAAGGCTACGTTGAAGTGCGTAAAGGTTCCGGCATTCATGTGATTTCCAGTCAGCCAAAATATTCCCTCGCACCGGATGAAAGTCTGGAATTCGCCAGCTATGGTCCGTTTGAGTTGCTCCAGGCTCGCCAGTTGATCGAAAGCAATATTGCGGAATTTGCGGCAACCCAGGTGACCAAACAGGACATCATGAAGCTGATGGAGATCCAGGAGAACGCACGCAAGGAAAAATGTTTCCGCGATTCAGAGTGGGATCTCCAGTTCCACGTACAGGTGGCTCTGGCTACACAAAACACGGCGCTGGCAGCAATTGTCGAAAAAATGTGGACTCAGCGCGTTCACAACCCGTACTGGAAGAAATTGCACGATCACATTGATTCACGCACTGTCGACAACTGGTGTGACGACCACGATCAGATCCTTAAAGCGCTGATTCGCAAAGATCCGCATGCCGCCAAACTGGCCATGTGGCAGCACCTGGAAAACACCAAACAGATGCTGTTCAACGAAACCAGTGACGACTTCGAATTCAACGCTGACCGTTACCTTTTTGCTGATAATCCTGTTGTTCACCTCGATACGGCATCCAGTCTGGCAAAATAG
- a CDS encoding MFS transporter yields MRKIKGLRWYMIALVTLGTVLGYLTRNTVAAAAPTLMEELHISTQQYSYIIAAYSAAYTVMQPVAGYVLDILGTKIGYAFFAVAWAIFCGATAMAGSWGGLALARGAVGAAEAAMIPAGLKASSEWFPAKERSIAVGYFNVGSSIGAMIAPPLVVWAIVMHSWQMAFIISGVLSFAWAMAWLVFYKHPRDQKKLSPEERDYIIGGQESQHQTNNGKKMSVRQILGTRQFWGIALPRFLAEPAWGTFNAWIPLFMFKVYGFNLKEIAMFAWMPMLFADLGCIVGGYLPPLFQRWFGVNLIVSRKMVVTMGALLMIGPGMIGLFTSPYIAIALLCIGGFAHQSLSGALITLSSDVFGRNEVATANGLTGMAAWTASTLFALVVGALADTIGFSPLFAVLAVFDLLGAVVIWTVLKSKSAEELQEESVGKPLTQS; encoded by the coding sequence ATGCGTAAAATTAAAGGGTTACGTTGGTACATGATCGCACTGGTGACCTTAGGTACCGTGCTGGGCTACCTGACACGTAACACCGTAGCAGCAGCAGCGCCAACGTTGATGGAAGAATTACATATCTCCACGCAACAATACTCCTACATTATTGCTGCTTACTCCGCGGCTTACACAGTTATGCAGCCTGTTGCGGGCTATGTCCTTGATATCCTGGGCACCAAAATCGGCTATGCCTTCTTCGCCGTAGCATGGGCGATTTTCTGCGGTGCAACCGCAATGGCAGGAAGCTGGGGTGGCCTGGCGCTGGCACGTGGTGCGGTCGGTGCAGCAGAAGCCGCAATGATCCCGGCTGGCCTGAAAGCCAGTTCCGAGTGGTTCCCGGCAAAAGAACGTTCTATCGCCGTCGGTTATTTCAATGTGGGTTCTTCCATCGGTGCGATGATTGCGCCGCCGCTGGTGGTATGGGCTATCGTGATGCACAGCTGGCAGATGGCATTCATCATCTCTGGCGTCCTGAGCTTTGCATGGGCAATGGCGTGGCTGGTTTTCTACAAGCACCCACGCGATCAGAAAAAACTGTCTCCTGAAGAACGTGACTACATCATTGGTGGCCAGGAATCTCAGCATCAGACCAACAACGGCAAAAAAATGTCTGTCCGGCAGATCCTGGGGACCCGTCAGTTCTGGGGGATCGCGCTGCCACGTTTCCTGGCAGAACCGGCCTGGGGTACGTTTAACGCCTGGATCCCACTGTTCATGTTTAAAGTTTACGGCTTTAACCTGAAAGAAATTGCCATGTTCGCCTGGATGCCAATGCTGTTCGCCGACCTCGGTTGTATCGTTGGGGGTTACCTGCCACCGCTGTTCCAGCGCTGGTTTGGCGTGAACCTGATCGTTTCCCGTAAAATGGTGGTCACGATGGGGGCGTTGCTGATGATTGGCCCAGGCATGATCGGCCTGTTCACCAGCCCTTATATCGCTATCGCTCTGCTGTGTATCGGTGGCTTCGCTCACCAGTCACTGTCCGGCGCGCTGATTACACTCTCTTCTGACGTCTTTGGCCGCAATGAAGTGGCAACGGCAAACGGCCTGACCGGTATGGCCGCGTGGACAGCAAGTACCCTGTTTGCTCTGGTGGTGGGTGCGCTGGCAGATACCATCGGCTTCAGCCCACTGTTCGCTGTGCTGGCTGTCTTCGACCTGTTAGGTGCGGTGGTTATCTGGACGGTGCTGAAAAGCAAATCAGCTGAAGAGTTGCAGGAAGAGTCCGTCGGAAAGCCGCTCACGCAGAGTTAG
- a CDS encoding membrane protein: MSDNVERQKRKALLLRQIQQQRLDLSASRRDWIDATRPLDRGWNTFLNLRTWTLAGTSIMAIWGVRHPRKLIRWTRRGFGIWSTWRLVKAAIRQQQLR, from the coding sequence GTGAGCGACAACGTCGAACGCCAGAAACGCAAAGCACTGCTGTTAAGACAGATCCAACAGCAGCGACTGGATCTGTCAGCCAGTCGCCGTGACTGGATAGACGCCACGCGACCGCTCGATCGTGGCTGGAATACCTTCCTGAACCTGCGCACCTGGACGCTGGCCGGTACCAGTATCATGGCTATCTGGGGCGTTCGTCACCCGCGCAAGCTCATCCGCTGGACTCGCCGCGGCTTTGGCATCTGGAGTACCTGGCGTCTGGTGAAAGCCGCTATTCGTCAGCAACAACTGCGGTGA
- a CDS encoding membrane protein: protein MSKDTTSENLRAELKSLADTLEEVLNSSTDKSKEEVSKLRSKAEQALKESRHRLGETGDALAKQTREAAARADEYVRDNPWTGVGIGAAIGVVLGVLLTRR from the coding sequence ATGTCAAAAGATACGACCTCAGAAAATCTGCGCGCTGAACTAAAATCCCTGGCGGACACTCTGGAAGAGGTGCTGAACTCCTCTACCGATAAATCGAAAGAAGAGGTCAGTAAACTGCGCAGCAAAGCAGAGCAGGCGCTGAAAGAAAGCCGCCACCGTCTGGGTGAAACAGGTGATGCGCTGGCGAAACAGACCCGTGAAGCCGCTGCACGCGCAGACGAATATGTTCGCGATAACCCGTGGACGGGTGTAGGTATTGGTGCCGCAATTGGTGTGGTGCTGGGTGTCCTGCTCACGCGTCGCTGA
- a CDS encoding membrane protein, with product MELLTQLLHALWAQDFETLANPSMIGMLYFVLFMILFLENGLLPAAFLPGDSLLVLVGVLCAKGAMAFPQTIFLLTVAASLGCWVSYIQGRWLGNTRIVQNWLSHLPAHYHQRAHHLFHKHGLSALLIGRFIAFVRTLLPTIAGLSGLSSTRFQFFNWMSGLLWVVILTTLGYALGKTPVFMKYEDQLMSCLMLLPVVLLVFGLIGSLVVLWKKKYGARG from the coding sequence ATGGAACTTTTGACCCAACTACTGCATGCCCTCTGGGCTCAGGATTTCGAAACGCTGGCCAACCCTTCCATGATTGGCATGCTCTATTTCGTCTTGTTTATGATCCTGTTCCTTGAGAACGGCTTGCTTCCTGCTGCCTTTTTACCCGGCGACAGCTTGCTGGTATTGGTGGGCGTGCTGTGTGCCAAAGGGGCGATGGCGTTTCCGCAGACCATTTTCTTACTGACCGTCGCCGCAAGTCTCGGCTGCTGGGTGAGCTATATTCAGGGGCGATGGCTTGGCAACACGCGGATTGTGCAAAACTGGCTCTCCCATCTTCCTGCACACTATCACCAGCGGGCGCACCATCTTTTCCATAAGCACGGGCTTTCTGCACTGTTGATTGGCCGCTTTATTGCTTTCGTGCGAACCTTGCTGCCAACCATCGCGGGGCTTTCCGGGCTGAGCAGCACCCGTTTCCAGTTCTTTAACTGGATGAGCGGCCTACTGTGGGTTGTGATCCTGACAACGCTGGGTTACGCACTCGGCAAAACCCCGGTATTCATGAAATATGAAGACCAACTGATGTCCTGCCTGATGCTGCTGCCGGTTGTCCTGCTGGTCTTTGGTCTGATCGGTTCGCTGGTGGTGCTGTGGAAAAAGAAATACGGAGCCAGGGGTTAA
- a CDS encoding LysR family transcriptional regulator: MAKERALTLEALRVMDAIDRRGSFAAAADELGRVPSALSYTMQKLEEELDVVLFDRSGHRTKFTNVGRMLLERGRVLLEAADKLTTDAEALARGWETHLTLVTEALVPTEALFPLVNRLADKANTQLSIITEVLAGAWERLETGRADIVIAPDMHFRSSSEINSRKLYSVMNVYVAAPDHPIHQEPEPLSEVTRVKYRGVAVADTARERPVLTVQLLDKQPRLTVTSLEDKRQALLAGLGVATMPYPFVEKDIAEGRLRVVSPEYTSEVDIIMAWRRDSMGEAKSWCLREIPKLFAHHNK, translated from the coding sequence ATGGCTAAAGAGAGAGCATTGACGCTTGAGGCGCTTCGCGTCATGGACGCAATTGACCGACGCGGCAGCTTTGCTGCGGCGGCAGATGAACTGGGGCGCGTTCCATCTGCGCTGAGCTACACGATGCAGAAGCTGGAGGAAGAGCTGGATGTGGTGCTCTTTGACCGCTCCGGTCATCGAACAAAATTCACCAACGTTGGCCGGATGCTGCTGGAGCGCGGTCGTGTGCTGCTGGAAGCGGCAGACAAACTGACTACCGACGCCGAAGCGCTGGCGCGCGGCTGGGAAACCCATCTGACGCTGGTTACCGAAGCACTGGTACCGACCGAGGCGCTGTTCCCACTGGTGAACCGGCTGGCAGATAAAGCCAACACCCAGTTGTCGATCATCACGGAAGTGCTGGCGGGAGCCTGGGAGCGCCTGGAGACGGGCAGGGCGGATATCGTTATTGCGCCGGACATGCACTTCCGTTCGTCGTCTGAAATTAACTCCCGCAAGCTCTACAGCGTGATGAACGTTTATGTTGCCGCACCAGATCACCCCATTCACCAGGAGCCAGAGCCGCTTTCAGAAGTCACGCGCGTGAAGTATCGCGGTGTGGCGGTGGCGGATACGGCCCGTGAGCGCCCGGTATTAACGGTACAGCTGCTGGATAAACAGCCGCGTCTGACGGTGACGTCCCTGGAAGATAAGCGCCAGGCGCTACTTGCCGGGCTGGGTGTGGCGACGATGCCTTACCCGTTTGTTGAAAAAGACATTGCTGAAGGGCGGCTGCGTGTGGTGAGTCCGGAATACACCAGTGAAGTGGATATCATCATGGCGTGGCGGCGCGACAGTATGGGTGAAGCCAAGTCGTGGTGTCTGAGAGAAATACCGAAGCTCTTTGCGCATCATAACAAATAA
- a CDS encoding hypothetical protein (possible pseudo, frameshifted) — protein sequence MGVPGFLLPLTILLEFGGGLAVLFGFLTRTTALFTAGFTVLTAFLFHSNFAEGVNSLMFMKNLTIAGGFLLLAVTGPGAYSIDRVLNKKW from the coding sequence ATGGGCGTGCCGGGGTTCCTGCTGCCACTGACCATCCTGCTTGAGTTCGGCGGCGGCCTGGCAGTGTTGTTCGGCTTCCTGACCCGTACCACGGCACTGTTTACTGCAGGTTTCACCGTGCTGACGGCGTTCCTCTTCCACAGCAACTTTGCGGAAGGTGTGAACTCCCTGATGTTCATGAAAAACCTGACCATCGCAGGCGGTTTCCTGCTGCTGGCAGTGACGGGCCCAGGCGCATACAGCATTGACCGCGTTCTGAATAAGAAATGGTAA
- the uxaC gene encoding uronate isomerase: MTPFMTDDFLLDTEFARRLYHDYAKDQPIFDYHCHLPPQQVAENYRFKNLYDIWLKGDHYKWRAMRTNGVAERLCTGDATDREKFDAWAATVPHTIGNPLYHWTHLELRRPFGITGKLLSPATADDIWAQCNELLAQDAFSAHGIMKQMNVKMVGTTDDPIDSLEHHAVVAKDTSFDIKVLPSWRPDKAFNIEQATFSDYMAKLADVSDTDIRRFADLQSALIKRLDHFAAHGCKVSDHALDVVLFAESNEAELDTILARRLYGESLSEHEVAQFKTAVLVFLGGEYARRGWVQQYHIGALRNNNQRQFKLLGADVGFDSINDRPMAEALSRLLSKQNEQNLLPKTILYCLNPRDNEVLGTMIGNFLGEGMPGKMQFGSGWWFNDQKDGMERQMTQLAQLGLLSRFVGMLTDSRSFLSYTRHEYFRRILCQMIGRWVAAGEAPADIQLLGEMVRNICFNNARDYFAIELN; the protein is encoded by the coding sequence ATGACCCCGTTTATGACCGATGATTTCCTGTTAGATACCGAATTTGCTCGCCGCCTGTACCACGACTACGCAAAAGACCAGCCGATTTTCGACTACCACTGCCATTTACCGCCGCAGCAGGTTGCCGAAAATTATCGTTTTAAAAATCTGTATGACATCTGGCTGAAGGGTGACCACTACAAATGGCGCGCAATGCGTACCAACGGTGTGGCTGAGCGGCTGTGTACTGGTGATGCCACCGACCGCGAGAAGTTTGATGCCTGGGCCGCAACCGTTCCACACACCATCGGCAACCCGCTATACCACTGGACGCACCTCGAACTGCGTCGTCCGTTCGGTATTACAGGCAAGCTGCTTTCGCCCGCGACAGCCGACGACATCTGGGCGCAATGCAACGAATTGTTGGCGCAAGACGCCTTCTCTGCGCACGGCATCATGAAGCAGATGAACGTGAAAATGGTGGGCACGACCGACGATCCAATCGACTCACTGGAGCACCACGCGGTGGTCGCCAAAGACACCTCTTTTGATATCAAAGTGCTGCCGAGCTGGCGTCCGGATAAAGCCTTCAATATTGAGCAGGCCACCTTTAGCGACTACATGGCGAAGCTGGCGGACGTTTCTGATACCGATATTCGTCGTTTCGCAGACTTGCAGAGCGCGCTGATCAAACGTCTGGATCACTTTGCGGCGCACGGCTGTAAGGTGTCCGACCACGCGCTGGACGTGGTGCTGTTTGCGGAGTCAAACGAAGCCGAGCTGGACACTATCCTGGCGCGCCGTTTATACGGTGAGTCCCTGAGCGAGCATGAAGTAGCGCAGTTCAAAACGGCGGTGCTGGTGTTCCTCGGCGGGGAATACGCGCGTCGCGGCTGGGTGCAGCAGTATCACATTGGTGCGCTGCGTAATAACAACCAGCGTCAGTTCAAACTGTTGGGCGCGGACGTGGGCTTCGACTCCATCAACGACCGTCCAATGGCGGAAGCACTCTCCAGGCTGCTGAGCAAACAGAACGAGCAAAACCTGCTGCCGAAAACCATCCTCTACTGCCTGAACCCGCGCGATAACGAAGTGCTGGGCACGATGATTGGTAACTTCCTGGGGGAAGGGATGCCGGGCAAGATGCAGTTCGGCTCTGGCTGGTGGTTCAACGATCAGAAAGACGGCATGGAACGTCAGATGACGCAGCTGGCGCAGCTTGGCCTGCTCAGCCGTTTTGTCGGTATGCTGACCGACAGCCGCAGCTTCCTCTCTTATACGCGCCATGAATATTTCCGCCGCATTCTGTGCCAGATGATAGGCCGCTGGGTGGCTGCGGGCGAAGCCCCGGCGGATATCCAGCTGCTGGGCGAAATGGTGAGAAACATCTGCTTTAACAATGCGCGTGACTACTTCGCCATTGAACTGAACTAA
- the mzrA gene encoding modulator protein MzrA, protein MVISRLSLRRFSFAMIVLVMISAMLLIWAAFSHQESTLAIRSVNQGTSAPDGFSVWHHLDANGISFKSITPKDDVLLIKFDSSAQSAAAKIVLDRTLPHGYIIAQQDDDSQSTTWLSLLRDTSHRFG, encoded by the coding sequence ATGGTTATCTCCCGTCTCTCCCTGCGTCGTTTTTCCTTTGCCATGATTGTGCTGGTGATGATCAGCGCCATGCTCCTGATCTGGGCTGCGTTTTCACATCAGGAGTCTACGCTGGCCATTCGCTCTGTGAATCAGGGAACCAGCGCACCTGACGGGTTTTCTGTCTGGCATCATCTGGATGCCAATGGGATCAGCTTTAAGAGCATCACCCCAAAGGACGACGTATTGCTGATCAAGTTTGACTCCAGTGCGCAGAGTGCCGCGGCGAAAATCGTCCTCGACCGTACGCTGCCGCACGGGTATATCATTGCCCAACAGGATGATGACAGCCAGTCAACGACCTGGCTGTCACTGTTGCGCGACACGTCACATCGGTTTGGATAA
- a CDS encoding UPF0597 protein produces the protein MSEQTNPLWNHFIRAVQEEVKPALGCTEPISLALACATAAELLPGKVTKIEAWVSPNLMKNGLGVTVPGTGMVGLPIAAALGATGGHAQAGLEVLKGASTEALAQAKALLNTGKVQVKLQEPCDEILYSRACVYAGDASAMVTIAGGHTRIVEILCQGETRFILDEQPQNADSDPLAVLSHATLLQIIEFVEQVPFEAIRFILQAAQLNDALSREGLSGNWGLHIGATLHKQRSRGWVAQDVGSDIVIRTSAASDARMGGAVLPAMSNSGSGNQGITATLPVVVVAEHIQADDEKLARALMLSHLSAIYIHYQLPRLSALCAATTAGMGSAAGMAWLMGGGYQTISMAISSMIGDVSGMICDGASNSCAMKVSTSVASAWKAVMMALDDTAVTGNEGIVAHNVEQSIANLCALACRSMQATDKQIIEIMASKV, from the coding sequence ATGTCTGAGCAAACTAATCCTTTATGGAACCATTTTATTCGCGCGGTGCAGGAAGAGGTAAAACCTGCTCTGGGGTGTACTGAGCCGATCTCTCTGGCGCTGGCATGTGCCACTGCTGCTGAGCTGTTGCCCGGTAAGGTGACGAAAATTGAGGCGTGGGTATCACCGAACCTCATGAAAAACGGGCTTGGCGTAACGGTACCGGGTACCGGCATGGTTGGGTTACCTATCGCGGCGGCACTGGGGGCAACGGGCGGTCATGCACAGGCTGGGCTGGAAGTGTTGAAAGGTGCCTCAACCGAGGCGCTGGCACAGGCTAAAGCTCTGCTGAACACGGGAAAGGTGCAGGTGAAACTGCAGGAGCCTTGCGATGAGATCCTCTATTCCCGCGCCTGTGTGTACGCCGGAGATGCCTCGGCAATGGTGACCATCGCCGGGGGACATACGCGGATTGTGGAGATCCTCTGCCAGGGCGAAACCCGCTTTATCCTTGATGAACAGCCGCAGAACGCTGACAGCGATCCCCTGGCGGTGCTCTCGCACGCCACGCTTTTACAGATCATCGAGTTTGTGGAGCAGGTTCCCTTTGAGGCTATCCGCTTTATTCTGCAGGCGGCACAGCTGAATGATGCCCTTTCCCGCGAAGGGTTAAGCGGAAACTGGGGGCTCCACATTGGTGCGACGCTGCATAAACAGCGCTCGCGTGGATGGGTGGCTCAGGATGTGGGTTCAGACATTGTCATCCGCACCAGTGCGGCTTCGGATGCCCGCATGGGCGGGGCGGTACTCCCGGCAATGAGTAACTCCGGTTCGGGTAATCAGGGGATCACGGCAACGCTGCCCGTGGTTGTCGTGGCTGAACATATTCAGGCCGATGACGAAAAACTGGCGCGGGCGCTGATGCTCTCCCATCTGTCGGCAATCTATATCCATTACCAGCTTCCGCGGTTGTCGGCGCTGTGTGCGGCCACTACCGCCGGGATGGGGTCTGCTGCAGGGATGGCGTGGCTGATGGGCGGGGGGTATCAGACAATCTCGATGGCGATTAGCAGTATGATCGGCGATGTCAGCGGGATGATCTGCGACGGTGCCTCCAACAGCTGTGCGATGAAGGTTTCTACCAGCGTTGCAAGTGCCTGGAAAGCGGTGATGATGGCGCTGGATGATACTGCGGTGACGGGCAACGAAGGGATTGTGGCACATAACGTGGAGCAGTCTATCGCCAACCTGTGTGCGCTGGCGTGCCGCTCGATGCAGGCTACGGATAAGCAGATAATTGAAATCATGGCGAGTAAGGTGTAG